The following proteins come from a genomic window of Novosphingobium aromaticivorans DSM 12444:
- a CDS encoding Flp family type IVb pilin: MTKFFNDFVRDDSGAAAAEYVLILAIVGTAISAGAIALGGAIAGKLQSTATSISTVDVTP; this comes from the coding sequence ATGACCAAGTTTTTCAACGATTTCGTCCGCGACGATTCTGGTGCCGCGGCTGCCGAGTACGTGCTGATCCTTGCGATCGTCGGTACCGCAATTTCGGCAGGTGCGATTGCTCTCGGCGGTGCCATCGCTGGCAAGCTGCAGTCGACTGCAACGTCGATCAGCACCGTCGACGTCACTCCGTAA
- a CDS encoding DUF2569 domain-containing protein, protein METLISGWIGTILCIALVKTLLAPTPATSIAEGMAMALPFLLLAAAPVAGFRLAAGRFPKGRISAQPIVRLARVGNWRNASKGDVARAVAGGSGGFLVSLLIGIILNVPVRAMEFLASVPAINPGDPRWAHIIVLAMTVDVVVMTFLYMICFVMALRSVPLFPRFLALAWVADMALQVGMANYLANTPGMPTSVAQPLFGLLMGNIKKVWISVMIWLPYLLVSKQVNLQFRHRVRSDA, encoded by the coding sequence ATGGAAACGCTGATCTCCGGCTGGATCGGCACGATACTGTGCATAGCCCTGGTCAAGACGTTACTTGCCCCCACACCAGCCACAAGCATCGCCGAAGGCATGGCAATGGCTCTGCCGTTCTTGCTTCTGGCAGCAGCCCCCGTAGCCGGCTTCCGCCTTGCGGCGGGCAGGTTTCCGAAAGGTCGGATCTCAGCTCAACCGATCGTTCGACTGGCACGCGTCGGCAACTGGCGCAATGCATCAAAGGGCGACGTCGCTCGCGCCGTGGCAGGCGGATCGGGGGGCTTTCTCGTTTCACTCCTTATCGGCATCATCCTGAACGTGCCGGTGCGCGCGATGGAATTTCTCGCCAGCGTGCCCGCGATCAATCCCGGCGATCCGCGCTGGGCTCACATAATCGTTCTGGCGATGACAGTCGACGTGGTGGTGATGACCTTCCTCTACATGATCTGTTTTGTCATGGCGCTGCGCAGCGTCCCGCTTTTTCCCAGGTTTCTGGCTCTTGCCTGGGTGGCTGACATGGCGTTGCAGGTTGGCATGGCGAATTATCTGGCGAACACGCCCGGCATGCCAACGTCCGTCGCGCAGCCGCTTTTCGGCCTGCTTATGGGCAACATCAAGAAGGTTTGGATCAGCGTAATGATCTGGCTGCCCTATCTTCTTGTTTCCAAGCAGGTAAACCTGCAGTTCCGCCACAGGGTGCGTAGCGACGCATGA
- a CDS encoding Flp family type IVb pilin → MTQFFGNFLRDDSGAAAAEYVLILAIVGTAISAGAIALGGAIAGKLQSTATSISNVDVDPAS, encoded by the coding sequence ATGACACAGTTCTTTGGAAACTTTCTTCGTGACGATTCTGGTGCTGCCGCTGCCGAATACGTGCTGATCCTCGCAATCGTTGGTACGGCCATTTCGGCCGGTGCGATCGCTCTCGGCGGTGCCATCGCAGGCAAGCTGCAGTCGACGGCAACGTCGATCAGCAATGTCGACGTCGACCCTGCATCTTAA